One Salvia splendens isolate huo1 chromosome 12, SspV2, whole genome shotgun sequence genomic window carries:
- the LOC121759655 gene encoding heat shock 70 kDa protein, mitochondrial-like, producing MATAVLLRSLCRRDVSSAPISAFRTLTGNTKPSWAVSNKWAGLVRPFSTKPAGNDVIGIDLGTTNSCVSVMEGKTPKVIENAEGARTTPSVVAFSPKGELLVGIPAKRQAVTNPTNTVFGTKRLIGRRFDDAQTQKEMKMVPYKIVRAPNGDAWVEANGQQYSPSQIGAFVLTKMKETAEDYLGKTVTKAVVTVPAYFNDAQRQATKDAGRIAGLDVQRIINEPTAAALSYGMNNKEGLVAVFDLGGGTFDISILEISNGVFEVKATNGDTFLGGEDFDNTLLEFLVSEFKRTDSIDLSKDRLALQRLREAAEKAKIELSSTAQTEISLPFITADSTGPRHLNITLTRSKFEALVNSLIERTKNPCRSCLKDAGISTKEVDEVLLVGGMTRVPKVQEVVTEIFGKSPSKGVNPDEAVAMGAAIQGGILRGDVKELLLLDVTPLSLGIETLGGIFTRLINRNTTIPTKKSQTFSTAADNQTQVGIKVLQGEREMATDNKILGEFDLVGIPPAPRGLPQIEVTFDIDANGIVTVSAKDKTTGKEQQITIRSSGGLSEDEIEKMVKEAEAHAQKDQERKALIDVRNNADTTIYSIEKSLNEYREKIPSEVATEIETAVADLRSAMATENIDDIKAKLDLANKAVSKIGQHMSGGGGSSGGPTGGSEGGEQQPPEAEYEEVKK from the exons ATGGCCACCGCCGTGCTCCTCAGATCTCTTTGCCGCCGCGATGTTTCCTCCGCCCCTATCTCTGCTTTCAGAACA TTAACTGGAAACACCAAACCATCATGGGCAGTAAGCAACAAGTGGGCAGGTCTTGTGAGGCCATTCAG CACCAAACCGGCTGGAAATGATGTGATTGGTATTGACTTGGGTACCACAAATTCTTGTGTGTCTGTTATGGAGGGAAAG ACTCCAAAAGTTATTGAGAATGCTGAGGGTGCTCGGACAACTCCATCAGTAGTTGCATTTAGCCCGAAAGGAGAACTGTTGGTTGGAATACCAGCAAAGAGACAAGCTGTCACTAATCCAACAAACACAGTCTTTGGCACCAAGCGTCTAATTGGTAGGCGTTTTGATGATGCTCAGACACAGAAAGAAATGAAGATGGTTCCTTACAAAATTGTCAGAGCTCCTAATGGTGATGCATGGGTCGAGGCCAATGGGCAGCAGTACTCCCCAAGTCAAATTGGTGCTTTTGTCCTGACCAAGATGAAGGAAACTGCTGAAGACTACCTCGGGAAGACTGTCACGAAGGCTGTTGTGACCGTCCCTGCGTATTTCAATGATGCTCAGCGACAAGCCACAAAGGATGCTGGGAGAATTGCAGGGCTTGATGTGCAAAGGATTATTAATGAGCCTACTGCAGCTGCACTCTCTTACGGCATGAACAATAAAGAAGGCCTGGTTGCAGTTTTTGACCTTGGAGGTGGAACATTTGATATATCCATTTTGGAGATTTCCAATGGTGTCTTTGAG GTGAAAGCCACAAACGGTGACACATTTTTGGGAGGGGAGGACTTCGATAATACTTTGTTGGAGTTTTTGGTTAGTGAATTTAAGAGAACAGACAGTATTGATCTGTCCAAGGATCGTCTTGCTCTTCAGAGACTACGGGAGGCAGCTGAGAAGGCAAAGATAGAGCTCTCATCAACTGCTCAGACTGAGATCAGCTTGCCCTTCATCACTGCTGATTCAACCGGGCCAAGGCATCTGAATATCACATTGACAAGGTCTAAGTTTGAGGCTCTGGTTAACAGTTTGATCGAGAGGACTAAGAATCCTTGCAGGAGTTGCTTGAAGGATGCTGGCATCTCCACCAAGGAGGTTGACGAAGTTCTCCTCGTTGGAGGAATGACCCGTGTTCCAAAGGTTCAGGAAGTAGTTACTGAAATCTTTGGAAAGTCCCCTAGCAAAGGTGTGAATCCTGATGAAGCTGTTGCCATGGGGGCTGCTATTCAGGGTGGCATTCTCCGAGGTGATGTCAAAGAGTTGCTTCTCCTTGATGTTACACCGTTGTCTCTAGGTATTGAGACACTCGGAGGAATCTTTACCAGATTGATCAACAGAAACACCACAATTCCAACAAAGAAAAGCCAG ACATTCTCGACTGCTGCTGACAATCAGACCCAGGTCGGCATCAAAGTGCTTCAAGGAGAGCGTGAAATGGCCACAGACAACAAAATCCTCGGTGAATTCGACCTTGTGGGTATTCCTCCAGCTCCTAGGGGCTTGCCTCAGATTGAAGTAACTTTCGACATCGACGCCAACGGTATCGTTACTGTTTCCGCAAAGGACAAAACCACTGGCAAAGAGCAGCAAATCACAATCCGGTCATCGGGTGGTCTGTCAGAGGACGAGATCGAGAAGATGGTTAAGGAGGCCGAGGCGCACGCCCAGAAGGATCAAGAGAGGAAGGCATTGATCGATGTCAGAAACAACGCCGACACCACCATCTACAGCATTGAGAAGTCCTTGAACGAGTACAGGGAGAAGATTCCAAGCGAAGTGGCAACCGAGATCGAGACTGCCGTCGCAGATCTGAGGAGCGCGATGGCCACAGAGAACATCGACGACATAAAGGCGAAGCTTGATTTGGCTAACAAGGCCGTGTCAAAGATCGGGCAGCACAtgtctggcggtggcggctcgaGTGGCGGGCCCACTGGAGGCTCCGAGGGAGGTGAGCAGCAGCCACCTGAGGCAGAATATGAGGAGGTGAAGAAGTAG
- the LOC121757959 gene encoding zinc transport protein ZntB-like, whose protein sequence is MELTHVNGEGEIEESEASERISFRQNPFHQSNYSGVVRKKAYIFDGDGNYFNKEWDLVQGSGKEFCWYHVELPKGNHKLSQLAQHLIDALSPPLKLQDILSLISNGPFCGHVDGALVFRVNSPGPASSKFTFRIAARVTENSVITVSLGRVPRLGFSPANESLLSEIPIVESSSNGSRTSEGRDRGGIVIREHVLDFLLTMNHSEEADNPVPKSVADLVVHIIDTHVDHLQDVVTKLEIELDAVELEMDRGGFAMKKQMLDSRRFPKMNLDLQRLLQVIAHGEQVFPRVKEKCSSKEWFSSENINALEELIGRIRRLKENVGFIANRVTAIQAGLDSWQSEQINRKLYYLSFLSIIFLPLSIITGVFGMNVGGVPWTGQRDPALKDGFRNVMMVCAAMLAVVLLCFGFPALYSRAMAWWRRPTMQRSWSLNRRSFIRRAGMDGGRTDRGGYVRL, encoded by the exons ATGGAGCTCACTCATGTAAATGGTGAGGGAGAAATTGAAGAGAGCGAGGCATCTGAAAGGATAAGTTTTAGGCAAAACCCATTCCACCAATCAAATTACTCTGGTGTTGTGAGGAAAAAGGCTTACATTTTTGATGGGGATGGGAATTACTTCAACAAGGAATGGGATCTTGTGCAAGGCTCAGGCAAAGAGTTTTGTTGGTATCATGTTGAGCTCCCAAAAGGGAACCATAAGCTCTCCCAGCTGGCTCAGCATCTCATCGACGCCCTATCCCCGCCCCTAAAGCTCCAGGACATCCTCTCCCTCATCAGCAACGGCCCGTTTTGTGGCCACGTTGACGGTGCTCTTGTGTTCAGAGTTAACTCTCCCGGCCCCGCCTCTAGCAAGTTCACCTTTAGGATTGCAGCTAGGGTCACCGAGAATTCAGTCATCACGGTGTCGTTGGGGCGCGTGCCTAGGCTGGGATTCTCCCCGGCGAATGAGTCTTTGCTGTCGGAGATCCCAATTGTAGAGAGTTCGAGTAATGGCAGCAGGACTAGTGAAGGTAGGGATAGAGGGGGGATTGTGATAAGGGAGCATGTGCTGGATTTTCTGCTGACTATGAATCATTCGGAGGAAGCTGATAATCCTGTGCCTAAATCTGTCGCGGATCTTGTGGTGCACATCATCGATACGCACGTGGATCACCTTCAGGATGTCGTGACCAAGCTTGAGATTGAGCTGGATGCGGTCGAGTTAGAGATGGACAGAG GTGGTTTTGCTATGAAGAAGCAAATGTTAGACAGCCGAAGATTCCCAAAAATGAATCTCGATTTGCAACGTCTATTGCAG GTGATCGCACACGGTGAACAAGTATTTCCCCGAGTCAAGGAGAAGTGTTCGTCTAAAGAATGGTTCAGCAGTGAAAACATCAACGCTTTAGAAGAGTTGATTGGTCGTATAAGGAGATTAAAGGAGAACGTTGGCTTCATAGCCAACCGCGTCACAGCAATTCAGGCAGGCCTCGACAGCTGGCAGTCCGAGCAAATAAACCGAAAACTATACTacctctctttcctctccattATATTCCTGCCTCTGTCAATAATAACCGGAG TGTTCGGGATGAATGTGGGCGGAGTTCCTTGGACCGGACAAAGAGACCCCGCGCTAAAGGATGGGTTTCGCAACGTGATGATGGTCTGTGCAGCGATGCTTGCAGTCGTTCTCTTGTGCTTCGGTTTCCCGGCATTGTACAGCCGTGCAATGGCCTGGTGGAGAAGGCCGACTATGCAACGAAGCTGGTCCCTCAACCGGAGGTCCTTCATTAGGAGAGCCGGGATGGATGGAGGGAGAACAGACAGAGGGGGGTATGTTCGACTTTAG
- the LOC121757172 gene encoding oligopeptide transporter 4-like, with product MGTLAPPAAVVFATDEDDESPIEEVRLTVTNTDDPTLPVWTFRMWFLGLFSCAMLSFLNQFFAYRTEPLIITQITVQVASLPIGHFLAAVLPETRFGLPGFGLRRFSLNPGPFNIKEHVLISIFANAGSAFGSGSAYGVGIVTIVKAFYGREISFLAGWLLIITTQVLGYGWAGLLRKYVIEPAHMWWPGTLVQVSLFRALHEKDEARMSRAKFFLIVLICSFSWYLFPGYLFPTLTSISWMCWAFSKSVTAQQIGSGMRGLGLGAVTLDWTAVASFLGSPLVTPFFAIMNVFAGYVLIIYLVLPTAYWGFNLYGARKFPIFSSHLFTSQGQKYNISAIVNDKFELDIQKYEQQGRIHLSMFFSLTYGFGFATIASTLTHVAFFYGREIIERFRASYNEKEDVHTRLMRKYADIPSWWFYALLAVTFIASLMLTIFLNDQVQMPWWALIFACIIAFVFTLPISIITATTNQTPGLNIITEYVMGLIYPGRPIANVCFKVYGYMSMAQAVSFLSDFKLGHYMKIPPRSMFIVQSVGTVIAGTINISVAWWLLTSIKNICHDDLLPPDSPWTCPGDRVFFDASVIWGLVGPKRIFGSLGNYSSMNWFFLGGAIGPVIVWLFHKAFPNQSWIPLINLPVLLGATGMMPPATPLNYNAWVIFGTIFNYFLFHYRKNWWQRYNYIVSAALDAGVAFMAVALYFTFGIEDKEIDWWGTSGEHCSLATCPTSKGIQVAGCPVY from the exons ATGGGAACCTTAGCACCCCCGGCCGCAGTCGTCTTCGCCACAGACGAAGACGACGAGTCCCCCATCGAAGAGGTCCGTCTCACAGTAACAAACACGGACGACCCGACCCTGCCCGTGTGGACGTTCCGGATGTGGTTCCTCGGGCTGTTCTCCTGCGCCATGCTCTCCTTCCTCAACCAGTTCTTCGCCTACCGCACCGAGCCCCTCATCATAACCCAGATCACGGTCCAGGTGGCGTCCCTCCCCATCGGCCACTTCTTGGCCGCGGTGCTGCCCGAGACGAGGTTCGGCCTGCCCGGGTTCGGGCTGAGGCGATTCTCCCTCAACCCGGGCCCGTTCAACATCAAGGAGCACGTGCTCATTTCGATATTCGCGAACGCTGGGAGCGCTTTCGGGTCTGGGTCGGCTTACGGGGTGGGGATTGTCACCATTGTTAAGGCTTTTTATGGGAGAGAGATCTCTTTCTTGGCTGGTTGGCTTCTCATTATCACTACTCAG GTGCTGGGATATGGGTGGGCCGGGCTTTTGAGGAAGTACGTGATCGAGCCGGCCCACATGTGGTGGCCCGGAACTCTAGTCCAAGTCTCCCTCTTCCG GGCTTTGCATGAAAAAGATGAGGCGCGCATGTCAAGGGCAAAGTTTTTCCTGATTGTGCTAATATGCAGCTTCTCCTGGTACCTATTTCCCGGGTACCTGTTTCCAACTCTCACAAGCATTTCATGGATGTGTTGGGCATTTTCCAAGTCAGTCACAGCACAGCAGATTGGATCAGGCATGAGAGGCCTTGGCCTCGGGGCCGTGACATTAGATTGGACAGCCGTAGCATCCTTCTTGGGAAGCCCACTAGTAACTCCCTTCTTTGCCATAATGAATGTCTTTGCGGGTTATGTACTCATAATCTACTTAGTGCTTCCTACAGCCTACTGGGGATTCAACTTGTATGGTGCTAGGAAGTTTCCAATTTTCTCGTCACACCTGTTCACATCTCAAGGTCAGAAGTATAACATATCTGCAATTGTAAACGACAAGTTTGAGTTGGATATTCAAAAGTACGAACAGCAGGGCAGAATACATCTCAGCATGTTCTTTTCCCTGACATATGGGTTTGGCTTTGCAACTATTGCATCTACCCTAACACATGTAGCCTTCTTCTACGGAAG GGAAATAATCGAAAGATTCCGTGCTTCATACAACGAAAAAGAGGACGTTCATACAAGGCTTATGCGCAAATACGCAGACATACCTTCCTGGTGGTTCTATGCATTACTAGCAGTGACCTTTATTGCTTCTCTGATGCTCACCATATTCTTGAATGACCAAGTTCAGATGCCATGGTGGGCACTGATCTTCGCCTGTATCATTGCCTTTGTTTTCACACTTCCAATCAGCATCATCACAGCCACAACCAACCAG ACTCCTGGGTTGAACATAATCACAGAGTATGTTATGGGTCTCATATACCCAGGAAGACCAATTGCAAATGTCTGCTTTAAAGTCTACGGATATATGAGCATGGCACAGGCTGTCTCTTTCCTAAGTGATTTCAAGCTAGGCCACTACATGAAGATCCCTCCCAGATCGATGTTTATAGTTCAG TCCGTGGGAACAGTTATAGCTGGAACAATCAACATTTCTGTGGCGTGGTGGCTGCTTACATCTATCAAAAACATATGCCACGATGACCTTCTTCCACCAGACAGTCCGTGGACATGCCCCGGAGACAGAGTCTTCTTCGACGCATCAGTCATTTGGGGTTTAGTGGGGCCCAAAAGAATATTCGGAAGTCTTGGAAATTATAGTTCAATGAACTGGTTTTTCCTTGGAGGTGCAATAGGTCCTGTCATTGTCTGGCTCTTCCACAAGGCATTTCCAAACCAATCTTGGATTCCTCTAATCAACCTGCCTGTCCTCCTAGGGGCAACGGGTATGATGCCACCTGCAACACCATTAAATTACAATGCCTGGGTCATCTTTGGGACGATTTTCAACTACTTCCTCTTCCATTACCGGAAAAACTGGTGGCAGAGGTATAACTACATTGTTTCGGCAGCTCTAGATGCCGGAGTAGCTTTCATGGCAGTGGCACTCTATTTTACATTCGGCATAGAGGATAAAGAAATAGATTGGTGGGGCACGAGCGGTGAACACTGCAGCTTGGCTACTTGTCCTACTTCTAAAGGCATACAAGTTGCTGGTTGTCCAGTTTACTGA